The sequence ACACAAAACCCCATTACAAATCTCAATTCATATCTTCCAAAATCATACTATGAAAACCCACAATTTCCACTAAAAAGCATTGATTCTTGAAAGCAGACACTTTACTGTAACTTTTTGTAATGTTTCTAATTTCACAATATAACGTgataaagttagggtttttagtcTAAATCAGCAACACCCATCAGCTTGATCCCTCTCGCTGTATGTAAATTTACTTAATTTTATTATCTTTGACTCTATGTATTGTCGTATTGATTCAAGAAAGATAAAAGTTCGAATTTTTCTTTGATTTCAAAACTTGGTGATTAGGGTTTGAAGATGGGGATTAAAAGGGGAAATGCAATAACGGGTGGCCGTAGGAATAATGGCGGAGGTGGTGGATCTTGGATGTCAGTTGTGATACTTGTGTTGTTTCTTGTTCTTGCTCCTCTTTGTGTTTTCTTTGGGCGTGGGATGTATTCTACAACTTCAATTGGTTAGTAGTTACAGTATATATGTTATAATTATATGTAGTTTGCTAGTTTATTGTGTTAAgatgtgtaattttttttttttctaaattgtaTTGGTTAGGATTTTAGGATTTAGGTTAGAGGGAGGTTGAATGTGCCCACTAAAGATCAATATTTCACATATAGATATGGAAATTGTATACAACTATTTGACATCTCTATCAAAATGCCTGCATCATTGAATATGTTACCAGTTCTTTGGTTAGTAATGTTATACGGTACTGAGTACGATTTAACGATTTAGTATTATTTATGTTAAAAATGTGTTTTTTCTTTAAGTTCTGTATTTAGATAAAAACTTGAGGTTTTGGAGGTGTTTGAATGTTGACTACTGTggatatatatttcatatagagATATGACACATTTGATTTCCTTTGCTATGTTTTTTAAACTTTTCACTACTTCCATTGGTTACTATTTCTGGTTGTGGTTCTACATTATAATTTACTACTTTTGTGTTGAAATGTGATTTCTGTAAATTGCGTTTCTCTAGGTTTTACGGTTAATGTTTAGGTCTAGGGATGTTAGATAGTGATTAATTTGGATCATGATTTTGTTTTGAAATGTATGTTGAACCGTCTGATTTCCTTTCATTTGTTAAGgtcatattatattatttaatattatcatGTTGTTTTGTGCAGATGAAAATGATTTTTCAACTAGTTTTACAAAAGAGGTATGTTTCTGTCTCGTGTCTAATAACATCGTTTATGTAACAAATTGTCGTGTAATTATATTAACAAGAAAAGTGCAGGATGTGGACTGGAGAGCAAAGTTGGCTTTACAAAATGTTCGATCTCTTTTCACAAAAAAGGCGCGTTGATTGATTTTTTTTAAGTGTTGACTTTGATAGTGTATATAATGTCATCttatgttttattatttatatttatatgatttaGGTTTTTGAGGTCATCAAGGCTAACACTGATGATTTAGGACCTTTGAGTCTTGATTCTTTACGGAAAAACTTGTCAGCTTCATGGAAAATTTCCGGACAAGAAAATGTGATTGATAATAATTCTGTTCCAACTCAGGTTAGTATATCACTAgacattatattaatatttaatatcttTGTTTAATGATCGAAAAAAAAAACTCATCTAACAATGCATTTGTGATCCTAATTTTCTCTAACTAGATTGTGGAAAGTAACGTAAAACGTACCCCAACAAGTAAACAGGAGAAAGTAATAGATGGTAATTATTTTTTTTCTATCCCTATTGTTAGTTATTATACTTATAAATGTTCACTAACATGTGAACCTGAATTATGGTTTTTTGTGATAATACAGGTGGTCATTTTGAATCGGTTGATACACCTGCAATATTAGCTAGAAGGGTAAAATTGTAATTTAAAACACTCAATGGACATACAGCCATACACGCTGTTTTGATGATCCAACTTATAGTAAAATTGTGTCTTGTAGCAATTAAGAGATAAAAGGCGTGAATCCCGAGCAGCTGATTTAGTGAAACAAgatgatgatgtaataataaagcTTGAGAATGCAGCTATCGCACGGTCAAATTCGGTTGACTCTGCTGTTCTTGGGAAGTACAGTATTTGGCGAAAAGAGAATGATAATGAGAATACTGACACGACCATCCGATTGGTTCGGGATCAGATGATTATGGCTAGGGTGTACAAGAGCATTGCAACGATGAAAAATAATACACGGTTGGCACGTGAACTACAGAATCAACTTAAAGAAAGTCAAAGTTCTTTAGGCAATGCTACTACAGATGCCGATCTTAATCGCAGGTCAGTAGTTGCCTTTTACTGAAATGGGTTGATTTTGTATTTTCGGTTGCTCGAAAGATAGTTAGATTTTAGTTCCTCCATAAGTCTTTTAGTTCCTCCATTAGTTAGATTTTAGTTCCTCCATAAGTCTTTTATATGGGAGTTTTAGGTTTTGTGTCTGCTATTTGAAGGTGCAATAATCACTTTATTAATTAAAATTTTCTGTAAAATAGAAACTTCTACCAGAAAGATTTTTGTTGTTGTGAAAAAGGAAATGTTTTGTGAAATGGGAGTAAACATCTATTAGGATTGGTTAAAAGAAGGGTAAGTAGGGACTTTTAAGATCCTTAGTTAATCATCTTTGTTGCAGTAACCATTTAACCCTTAAAGAAATAAGTGTTTACCACATTAAAAGTCCCAATAGTTTGATAAAATGCAAATCTGTTGAACACCCATTAAAAAAGTTCGGATCTTTTTTTGAATAAATAGATTTTTTCTTTTTAATCTTACTTCATATACTAATTGTGTATTTCGTGGATTGAAAAAGGAAATCGATAACAAATTGTTGGGGGACAGGACCCTTAAAGCTTGATAGGGTCCATAGCAAATATTTTACATGTTTGTAATACGTTAATTCTTATGGGTCACTAATAACGATTCCAATTGTTTTATGTTATTTTCTAGTGTTGCGGATAGAATAAAAGCTATGGGCCAACTACTATCAAAATCTAAAGAACAACTTTACGATTGCAAGTTGGTAACCGGGAAGCTTAGAGCTATGCTTCAATCAGCCGATGAGCAAGTTCGTAGCTTGAAAAAACAAAGCTCGTTTTTGAGCCAATTAGCCGCCAAAACAATCCCAAATGGAATACATTGCTTATCGATGCGCCTAACCATTGATTATTACCTTCTTCCGCTGGAAAAACGGAAGTTCCCGAAGAGTGAGAATCTTGAGAATCCAAATCTTTATCATTATGCCCTTTTCTCGGATAATGTCTTGGCTGCATCGGTTGTTGTGAACTCAACAATCATGAACGCTAAGGTATGTTATGTATACATCATCTTATAACTTTCGATGTTTTTATTGATGGATAACATCATCATGACATACTTGAATTCTTAAGATATGGAGTTTACATGGCTAAACTGCTTTATAAAGCTATTAATTTTCCGAACCATCTCGTTCTCAGAAAATGCAAAAAAAGGACGAACAAACAAAGTTAAGCATGTTAGTTTTGTAAGAAGGGCAATTTTGAACAAACTGTGAAATGAAGATGCATGAAAAATTGGTTTTGGTACTTTTGTTTCAAATTGGTTTGGGTTAAGTGTCTTTAGTGCAAACCAATTGTTGATCTTGTGAACTAATGGTACTTTAAATTTTTCGGTGAATAGGAACCAGAGAAACATGTTTTCCATCTTGTCTCCGATAAATTAAATTTTGGGGCGATGAATATGTGGTTTTTACTGAACCCTCCCGGTAAAGCTACAATTCATGTGGAAAACGTTGATGAATTTAAGTGGCTAAATTCATCCTACTGTCCAGTTCTTCGACAACTAGAATCTGCTGCCATGAAGGAATACTATTTCAAATCAGATCATCAAACAACTTTGTCTTCTGCTTCATCGAATTTGAAGTACCGAAACCCCAAGTATCTTTCGATGTTGAATCACCTTCGATTTTATCTCCCTCAAGTTTATCCCAAATTGAACAAAATCCTTTTTCTTGATGATGATATCGTTGTCCAAAAAGACTTAACGGGGTTGTGGAAAGTCAATCTTAATGGGAAAGTCAACGGTGCTGTTGAAACGTGTGGCGAAAGCTTTCATCGGTTTGATAAGTACTTAAATTTCTCGAATCCTCATATTGCAAGAAACTTTGACCCGAATGCATGCGGTTGGGCTTATGGTATGAATGTGTTTGATCTCGAGGAGTGGAAAAAGAAGGATATTACTGGCATTTACCACAAGTGGCAAAATATGGTAATACACTTTATTGTTAAATTGTATTTCCTCCGTCTCAAATCTATTGTCCCGACAAAAAACATACGGTTTAAGAAATACGTAGTATCATGGTTGTAAAACTCGGCCAACTCGGCCGAGTAATCGGCGATTACTCGGAAGAACAAAACGAGTAATCGGTGTCTAACTCGTCCAATTactcggtcaacgccggtcaacgGTGCTCAAACGGCGGTCAGCGGTGGTCAAACGGCGGTCAGCGGCGGCCAAATATCCAAATGATGTGCGTGAGTCCGTAGATCTGAAAACTTACCCGGTTTAAAGCTTGTAGAAGGGAAGAAGAGGAATAGATCGATGAAGTTGAAGTTGCAATGGACATGTTTTGAGTGAACATTTTTTCCAGATGCTTGCAGGACATCTGTAAAAGATAAATCAGAGTAAAGGACTGAGTTGTCCCCATCAATCCCTTTTAGATCTAAACACGTACTCCGTATTAAATATCTTTTTCTTTTTACAAATGGCAATAATAGCCCTTAAACTTTTATCAAACGTTAATAATAGGAACAAACTTGATATCCACTCTTAAACCTTTTATTAATTGATATCAAACTCCCTCATATTACAAATACATTGAGAATTCGGTCCTTAAATTTTAATTTACCAAgttaaaacataaaacattattagtTTGAGATATACTAcgtaattaattagtttttatttaagaagtttaatatttaacatatatatatgagaatatatatatttatcttaaaaagtcaacgaaagtcaacatccGATTACTcccccgagtactccccgagtcgccgattactcctcaaaaacctcctgccgagtactccccgagtcgcgagttttacaaccttgcgTAGTATCATATTATTACATTTTACTTTTTGTTCACCTTCACCTTCCACTTTTATCTCTTTATTTAGTACCCATCCTTTTGTCTTACACGCATAAAGTATACACGCATAAAGTAGGGCTATCAAAAAACTTTACAtcattattcttatctatttatagCCGTGGACAATTAATTAGGGACATTCAGAAACGAAATAGTGGATAATAGAAATGGGATGTGGGGAGTATTAGATATAGAATAATTTGCCTTTTTGTTTTGCTTTTACTAAtggtatttatttatatttatttatttatttaccatTTGTACCTTGTTAATTAACAGAATGAAGAGAGGGTTTTATGGAAGCTTGGGACATTACCACCCGGGTTGATGACATTTTATGGGCTGACACATCCACTTGATAAGTCATGGCATGTACTTGGTCTCGGGTATAATCCGAGCGTAGATAAGAAGGATATTGACAAAGCAGCAGTGATTCACTACAACGGAAATATGAAACCGTGGCTCGAATTGGCAATGATTAAGTACCGTCCGTATTGGGTCAAATACATAAAGTTTGACCATCCCTACATCCGAGGTTGTAAACTATAGCTGTGTGAatgaaaagatttttatttttaagaagTCATTTCGTTCTATTCTTTGTTATCGATAGCACTACCCAGGCTGTTCATTGTATATCTGTGTATGCAATTAGGTGTAGTTGAGGAGATCATACTTTGAGAGACTGTTTTAGCAAAATTGGAATGATGATGCAAGTGTAAATGAATATTTGCTTTGTTCTTTATTTCCTCTTTTTGGTCTTCTTCATCTAATGACACTTAACAGAAATTATTAAAGTATCTCGATTTATGCACTAATTGCATTTGTGCCAATAAAACAAACAATATGGTTTAACTTTATTTGTCAAACAATAGAGACCAAGTTTCATTTAGAACAATTATGAGAAAATTACAAGAACTACATCAACTGTTACTGCACATTACACATAAATACAATATCATCCATCATTCAAAACAACAATTTTGACTTATAAACTCAAAACTCGCAAGGTTGCCTTCCTATAGCAATACATGACTACATGAAAATGTTTTTCGATGATGTAATCCAGGTCAGTAAAGAATTGAATTGAAGTAGATGTCTAAAAAAAAAGTATGTTGCAAATAGTGCTACTAGATAACGTACAGCTATTGAGGCATGAACTTCTAGTCTTCCACAGTAAGCAACAACCTCTAAATACATTGCACAAACTCAGATATAGCCATAATGTATCATGAATGACAGAACAATATTCTCGTaatcaaaaagaaaaaaatgtGATATGCGTGTAAACAAACTTCATAGCATTAACAAATTGATATTAATATACATACGCAAAAGAGAAATATGCCGAGATCAAACCCATAGCAACAAAGCCTAAAAAGATGTAAAAACACTAGCACATTAAGAATCGCACAAGAAATTTACACGATGTAGGTCCAGTTACTAGAAAACTCACACCATTGTACTTGGCTAGGGGCAAAAAGGTCAATTAGCCACATAGGGCTCAAACAGCTTTACACAAGGATTAGGATCATGCTGCATAATTCCTGCAGCCCGCTCGAATTCCTCTCTCAAAACACGAATGCTTCGTTTGTCTACCACTCGACCCAAATCATGAGTAACCTCAAAAGGATCTTCTATGCATATGAGATGACGGTCATTCCCGACTCTCCTAGTCCAGTCTTTCGCCCGTTTGCTGttgatgatattaaaataaatcataaaatcatatcATATTCATATTCCATAGTATAACAAAGTAATAAAAAATACACAACATGTTGTATTCGAAAAGAAT comes from Rutidosis leptorrhynchoides isolate AG116_Rl617_1_P2 chromosome 4, CSIRO_AGI_Rlap_v1, whole genome shotgun sequence and encodes:
- the LOC139844808 gene encoding polygalacturonate 4-alpha-galacturonosyltransferase-like, which encodes MGIKRGNAITGGRRNNGGGGGSWMSVVILVLFLVLAPLCVFFGRGMYSTTSIDENDFSTSFTKEDVDWRAKLALQNVRSLFTKKVFEVIKANTDDLGPLSLDSLRKNLSASWKISGQENVIDNNSVPTQIVESNVKRTPTSKQEKVIDGGHFESVDTPAILARRQLRDKRRESRAADLVKQDDDVIIKLENAAIARSNSVDSAVLGKYSIWRKENDNENTDTTIRLVRDQMIMARVYKSIATMKNNTRLARELQNQLKESQSSLGNATTDADLNRSVADRIKAMGQLLSKSKEQLYDCKLVTGKLRAMLQSADEQVRSLKKQSSFLSQLAAKTIPNGIHCLSMRLTIDYYLLPLEKRKFPKSENLENPNLYHYALFSDNVLAASVVVNSTIMNAKEPEKHVFHLVSDKLNFGAMNMWFLLNPPGKATIHVENVDEFKWLNSSYCPVLRQLESAAMKEYYFKSDHQTTLSSASSNLKYRNPKYLSMLNHLRFYLPQVYPKLNKILFLDDDIVVQKDLTGLWKVNLNGKVNGAVETCGESFHRFDKYLNFSNPHIARNFDPNACGWAYGMNVFDLEEWKKKDITGIYHKWQNMNEERVLWKLGTLPPGLMTFYGLTHPLDKSWHVLGLGYNPSVDKKDIDKAAVIHYNGNMKPWLELAMIKYRPYWVKYIKFDHPYIRGCKL